A genomic window from Purpureocillium takamizusanense chromosome 2, complete sequence includes:
- a CDS encoding Sphingomyelin phosphodiesterase (EggNog:ENOG503NWV9~COG:I): MVDLRARLFPCCNMLHSHIRRFFFFTHLTMRLRVLGRFMAISLLGVCNASVPHLNSTLPANHTAVEQYESEGFVRDIWDKLKTTASCAACQDILVPVKALAFVGDGPFIKVLQSLCKLVKNSEMCDGSFALEGPIIADVFRKMKIGSRASQSFCATFLGLCEYPDVVPWTVPFPSTKPARGRPKPSGGKKPLRVVHYSDIHIDPLYVPGSSTKCDKLICCRSDDQSRENRSPAGPYGDHNCDTPISLEESMFNAIKELVPDAAFAIFTGDVVDHAIWNTSRPYVENSIEQAYGTMNHTLKMVYGTAGNHEMHPANAFQPGSQSTWAYKILAENWSQWIDEAAARNAARIGAYSTKFLGGNLRIISLNTNLYDRHNFWMYENIDVKDPNLQIEWLVKELEDAERAGENVYIIGHLPIGFKDALQDWSNYLDQVFKRYSSTIAAMFFGHTHVDHFEISYTDYSSRSASNAFMTSYIAPSLTPTSGMPSFRVYDVDPDTFGVLDATTYIADMADASFQQGPTWSKLYSAKEAYGKAITPPVTDPSAVLTPAFWHNVTESFRLDSGLFRQYMSRKSRGWQEGSCDDDCKSLELCQLRSARSQDNCVKPKFGFHLKKRIASEDHGEHDECGVPLFAEIFHTLSESEKTLVAFLDMIRKAQVETETP; encoded by the exons ATGGTCGATTTGCGAGCACGTTTGTTTCCATGCTGTAACATGCTCCATAGCCATATACGgaggtttttttttttcaccCATCTAACTATGCGTTTAAGGGTACTCGGCCGGTTTATGGCCATCAGCCTGCTCGGCGTGTGCAACGCGTCCGTCCCGCATCTCAACTCGACTTTACCAGCAAACCACACTGCCGTCGAACAATATGAGTCTGAGGGATTCGTTCGAGATATATGGGATAAACTCAAAACCACTGCCTCGTGCGCTGCTTGCCAG GACATACTCGTGCCCGTCAAAGCACTCGCCTTTGTGGGTGATGGTCCATTCATCAAGGTGCTGCAAAGTTTGTGTAAACTCGTCAAG AACAGCGAGATGTGCGACGGCAGTTTTGCTCTCGAAGGGCCGATCATTGCGGACGTTTTTCGAAAAATGAAGATCGGCTCTAGAGCTTCCCAGTCATTTTGTGCGACTTTTCTCGGACTCTGCGAGTATCCCGATGTTGTGCCTTGGACTGTTCCGTTCCCATCGACGAAACCAGCCCGGGGGCGACCCAAGCCAAGCGGCGGGAAGAAGCCGCTCAGAGTTGTCCACTACTCCGACATACACATCGATCCGCTATATGTTCCAGGCTCCAGCACAAAATGTGACAAGCTTATCTGCTGCAG GAGTGATGATCAGTCCCGTGAGAACCGTTCTCCGGCTGGACCTTACGGCGACCATAACTGCGACACGCCTATTAGCCTGGAAGAGAGCATGTTCAATGCAATCAAAGAACTTGTTCCCGACGCGGCTTTCGCCATCTTTACtggagacgtcgtcgaccacgCCATATGGAACACCAGCAGACCTTATGTCGAGAATTCAA TTGAACAAGCTTATGGTACAATGAACCATACGCTGAAAATGGTCTACGGCACTGCTGGTAACCATGAGATGCATCCCGCCAATGCTTTTCAGCCCGGATCCCAGAGCACCTGGGCCTATAAGATCTTGGCGGAAAACTGGTCCCAATGGattgacgaggccgcggcgagaaATGCAGCACGGATCGGCGCATACTCTACCAAATTCCTTGGAGGTAATCTGCGCATCATCTCACTCAACACAAATTTGTACGACCGGCATAACTTCTGGATGTATGAAAACATTGACGTCAAAGATCCTAACCTGCAGATCGAGTGGCTGGTCAAGGAGCTTGAAGATGCTGAGCGGGCTGGAGAGAATGTCTACATCATTGGACACTTGCCAATCGGGTTCAAGGACGCCCTTCAGGACTGGTCCAACTATCTCGATCAGGTGTTCAAACGATACTCGTCTACGATAGCCGCTATGTTCTTTGGCCACACCCACGTCGACCACTTCGAAATCAGCTACACTGACTACTCCTCCCGGTCTGCCTCCAACGCCTTCATGACTTCGTATATCGCGCCGTCGCTAACCCCGACGTCTGGAATGCCTTCATTCCGTGTCTACGATGTCGATCCCGATACATTCGGTGTTTTGGATGCAACGACATATATTGCTGACATGGCCGACGCTTCTTTCCAACAAGGTCCGACGTGGTCCAAGTTGTATTCCGCCAAGGAGGCTTACGGGAAGGCAATCACGCCACCAGTGACAGATCCCTCTGCGGTATTGACGCCTGCCTTCTGGCACAACGTTACGGAATCTTTCAGGCTCGATTCAGGCCTGTTTCGTCAGTACATGTCGCGCAAAAGCCGAGGTTGGCAGGAAGGcagctgcgacgacgactgcaaATCGCTGGAGCTTTGTCAGCTACGCTCCGCACGGTCCCAAGACAATTGCGTGAAGCCCAAGTTTGGTTTTCATCTGAAGAAACGAATCGCATCCGAGGACCATGGGGAGCATGATGAGTGCGGTGTTCCTTTGTTTGCCGAGATATTTCACACCCTAAGCGAAAGCGAGAAAACGCTGGTGGCATTTCTGGACATGATAAGGAAGGCACAAGTTGAAACAGAAACACCGTAA